In one window of Juglans regia cultivar Chandler chromosome 3, Walnut 2.0, whole genome shotgun sequence DNA:
- the LOC109011968 gene encoding uncharacterized protein LOC109011968, with protein MGISVRVGFMAVFAVSGSVVLLAHQVHKRLLSDFMKKVESELGTTTRVLHSHAKKLKKVESELGSEKYQAKKKVRFADDVKEPSSNNKEYRKQQYLSKQKQSQ; from the exons ATGGGCATCTCTGTGAGAGTTGGATTCATGGCAGTCTTTGCGGTCTCGGGAAGCGTAGTTCTCCTTGCTCATCAAGTACATAAGCGCCTCCTCTCTGATTTcatgaaaaaagttgaatctGAATTGGGTACTACTACTCGTGTCCTGCACTCCCATGCCAAAAAGCTGAAAAAAGTGGAATCCGAATTGG GGTCCGAGAAATATCAAGCCAAGAAGAAGGTCAGATTTGCAGACGATGTTAAAGAACCGTCATCGAATAACAAAGAATACCGTAAGCAACAGTACTTGTCGAAGCAAAAGCAAAGTCAATGA